The sequence GTGGTTTGGTGGTGGAAGGCGAAATTCCAGCAGCAAAGGTGGTGGGCAGGCTCAAATGATCGTGATGATAATTGCGATTGTGATGGCAGTACTAGCACCGATAATGGCACGTTTACTTTATTTTGCAATTTCCAGAAAGCGGGAATATCTGGCTGACGCTTCAGCAGTGCGATTGACGCGTTATCCGGAAGGCTTGGCTGCTGCTTTGGAAAAGATCTCAAATTCCACCGAAGATCTGAAAACAGCCAACAAAGCCACTGCCGGTCTTTATATCGCCAATCCGCTCAAGAAAAAAGGAAAAAGATTGCAGAATCTAAGCAGTACTCATCCACCAATTTCGGAACGAATAAAAATATTACGAAATATCTCACAAGGCGCAAATTTCATAAATTATCAAAATGCGTTTACTTCGGTAAAAGGAAGATCGGGAAGAACCAATATCATTCCAGCTTCCAAAATTCACGAGAATCATAATATCCCTCTCCGCGATGCATCCGAAGATGTGAAACCTAAAACCGCAAATCAAAAAGTGCGCGAAACTGGCAACTTGATAAAGAAGCTCAATAACTTTCTTTTTGTTACCTGCTTATGCGGCATGAAATTCAAAATTCCACCCGATTTCAAAAAAACAAAATTTTCCTGTCCGCGTTGTGGAAGAATTAATTGCGTTCCCACAGCAGAACTGGCAACTCTGGCAGGAATTTCGGATGTGATCGAAAAGAAGTAATCGAATAAATATTCAATAATTTAAACCTTCCAGGTTTCTAAAATCTGGAAGGTTTTGTTTTGTCTTTCCGAAACCTTCTCTCAAAAACTCTTTCTGTCGGTTTCGGAAAGTTAATTGCATTCCCAAACCGGAGTTTGGGAACGAGAAGATTGTGTGAAACTTTGGAAACAAGAAATCTATTTTAGTATCTCGATCACTCTTGATCGAGTAAAATTCCGATGCTTAATTTGCATTAAAATTAATGAGAAAAAGTAGTTTGATCGGCCAGATTGGTAAAAAAATTTTGAAACGGAGTTTCGCTGGGGATTGCATTCCCAAACCGGAGTTTGGGAACGAGAAGATTGTGTGGAGTTTGGGAACGAGAAGATTTTGTGGAGTTTGGGAAACGAGAAGAGATCTTAACCTTCAAGATTTATGTAATTCCTTTCCGTAAGCTTCTTTCGCTGAATCTTCCTCGCTGCTTTCGGAAAGTTCAAATCGATGTAAAAAAAACTTTCCGACAGCTATCTCAGAAATGCTGAGAGAAACTGTCGGAAAGAAATCGTTTGTGTACTGGAGTTCAGCTTAAAACGGGACTTCAGAACACGCTAAATTCTCTACGTTCTCAAGTCCAGACGGAACTGAACTCGAGCCAGAAAATTATTTCAAAAGCAGCATTTTCCTGCTTTTATGATAATTTCCAGATTTCATTTTGTAGAAATAAATTCCCGTAGAAACCTGCTTTCCATTATCATCTTTTCCATTCCAAACCACAGAATGCTGACCTGCTGCAAGCTGTTCATTTACAAGCTGTTTAACTCTTTGACCTTTGATATTGAAAATTTCCAGAGTCACAAACGAGGACGTTTGTGCTACAGAATAATTAATCGTTGTTGTTGGATTGAAAGGATTTGGGTAGTTGCCATTTAGTTTAGTCTGCAATATTGGAGTGTCTCCAGAACTTACTGGTAGAAATTCCACGATATTGGAAGCATCTGATTCCAGGCCAGATTGATTTACAGTAGTTACATAAAAACTATGCAGAGCCTGGAAATTGCTGATTTCATAAAGGTAGTTAATTCCGACAGTTTCGCCGATTAGATCGAAATTTGTACCATCCAAAGCCAGATAGATATTAAAATGATCAAAATCATTCATCGCTGGCTGATCCCAGAAAAGTGTAACAGTATCATCAGCATTATCGATGAAACCCAAATTCTCTGGTGCAGGTGGAGTTTGAAGATCCGCTCCATAAGTGATTGTTCCAAAACCATCAGGGGCAAAAAGATTAATGTTTTCCATGGGCCACCAACCGTCAAATCCATGCGGATCGGGAGTGTTGTCATCCAACACAAAGATGGCTAAACTGGATTGATTATCATCGCTGGGATTGATCTCCCAAGCTTCAGTACCAATTGGGATCATGAATTCGTAAACCAGATATCCTTCATCAGCTGAAACTTCCAGTTGCGGATCGGGAAGATAGAAAACGGTTCCCACGCCGCCTGTATCGTAGATCGGACGGAATTTCAATTCGTTGCCGGCAGCATAATAAGCAGCCCAGTAATTTCCTTCATTCGCCTGAATTTCAGGAGCAAAAAC is a genomic window of Candidatus Cloacimonadota bacterium containing:
- a CDS encoding M48 family metallopeptidase; this encodes MWELIRANKIKSLVLFFVMGICLLLLGYFLGSYYGGNDGGFFGLSLALLIWGIMSLVSYFGGDSIVLAMSKAKKVTKDVHPQLFNVVEEMKIAAGLHSMPQIYIIPDPAPNAFAVGRNPEKAAIAVTAGLLAKLNRDELQGVIAHEMSHILNRDVLFMTFSGVLLGSIVLLSHIFLRSLWFGGGRRNSSSKGGGQAQMIVMIIAIVMAVLAPIMARLLYFAISRKREYLADASAVRLTRYPEGLAAALEKISNSTEDLKTANKATAGLYIANPLKKKGKRLQNLSSTHPPISERIKILRNISQGANFINYQNAFTSVKGRSGRTNIIPASKIHENHNIPLRDASEDVKPKTANQKVRETGNLIKKLNNFLFVTCLCGMKFKIPPDFKKTKFSCPRCGRINCVPTAELATLAGISDVIEKK